The genomic DNA GGGAGCTCGGACAGTCGGGTGCCCTTGGGATGGGCTGCCGGGACCGCCGCGAGCAAGCGCTTCGTGTACGGATGCCGCGGGTCGCCGAGCACTTGCTCGGTCGGACCGTGCTCGACGATGCGACCATCTTGCATCACTGCGACCTCGTCGGCGAGTTCGGCGACGACCGCGAGGTCGTGGGAAATCACCAGGAGACCATTCCCGTCTGCTTTGAGACTTCCGAGCAAGTCGAGGATCTGCGCTTGCACGGTCACGTCGAGTGCCGTCGTCGGTTCGTCGGCGATGATCAGCCGAGGCTGGAGCGCGATCGCCTGTGCGATGAGGGCACGCTGGCGCAGACCGCCCGAGAGTTCTCCCGACCGCTGGTCGCGGCGCAGTTCGGGCTCCGGTACCCCCGCGCGGACGAGCGAGTCGATGGCACGCAGACCGCGCTCCGGCTTCGAGCCGAAGCGATGGATCCGCAACCCCTCGTCGATCTCCTGACCGATCGTTCGAAGCGGATCGAGCGACACGAGCGCGTCCTGCAGGACGAATCCGACGTGGCGGCCACGGATCTTCCGCCAGGCGCGTTCGTCGAGGTTCCGCACGTCCCTCCCGAGCAGGTCGCGCCGGCGAGCGGTGACGGTCGCGCCCTCACCGCTCAGGCCGAGCAGGCTTCTCGCCGTGACGGTCTTGCCCGACCCCGACTCGCCCACGAGCGCGAGCGCTCGTCCGGCCCGCACGGTGAAGGTGACGTCGTGCACGACCTGCACCCGCCCGCTCGGTGTGTCGAACCCGATGTCGAGCCCTTCGACACTGACGAGGTCCTCGCCCGCTGGTGTTTCGAGGTGCGTCATCTCAGGCCTTCCCTTCGATCCGTCGTTGGATATGACGCCCGACGACAGTGGTCGCGAGCGCGCTCGCGGTGATCGCGAGCCCGGGGAACACCGCGATCCACCAGGCGAGCTGCACGTAGTTACGGCCGTCGGCGAGCATCGTGCCCCATTCGGCCGCAGGCGGTTCGGCGCCGAGCCCGAGGAAGCTGAGCGCTGACGCCCAGACGATCGCCTGTCCGACGCCCAACGTCGCGAGCGCGAGGAGCGGTCGGGCGACGTTCGGGAGGATGGTTCGGCGAAGGATGTGCGCCGGACTCCGGCCGAGGATCACGTTCGCCTCGACGTAGGCCGAGCCCGTCACCGAGATCGTTTGCACCCGCAGGATGCGTGCGTACCCGGGCGCCGTGCCGATGCCGACCGCGAAGACGAGCGTGACGACGCCCGAGCCTGCGATGACGATGAACAGCAACGCGAGCAAGAGGCTCGGGAACGCGAAGAGCACCTCGAGCACGCGCGCGATGACCCGGTCTGTGCGTCCTCGGGCCAGGCCCGCCGTCACCCCGAGCGCGGCGCCGAGCACGAGGCCGACGACGGTCGCGCCGATTCCGACGAGCAACGATTGCGCCGTGCCCTCCACCACCCGCGAATACACGTCGCGACCGTTCTGGTCGGTGCCGAAGAGGTGGCTCAGACCGGGCGCGGCGAAGTTACCGGTGGCGTCGACTGCGAAGGGATCGTGCGTTTGCAGCAGGCTGGGCCAGATGGCGGCGATGACGATCAGAAACAGGAAGACACCAGCGACCACCGCGCCGGGCGGGGTCCGACGGAGTTCCGCGACGAGTCGATTCGGTCTCGTCGCGACTCGAGCATCGGTTTGGATGACGACCACGATTCAGTCCTCCCGTTGTGCGATGCGAGGGTCGACCACTCGGTAGAGCAGGTCCACTATGAGGTTCACGACGATGTAGACGACCGCGATCAGCAGCACCACTGCGAGCACGATCGGTGCATCTCGTTTGACGATCGCGTCGACGAGGCTCCTTCCGAGCCCCTGCCTGGCGAAGATCACCTCGGCGACGACCGCACCGCTGATAAGCGAGCCGATCGCCCATCCCGAGAGAGTGAGCCCCGGCAGAAGCGCGTGGCGCAGCGCGTGGACGATGCGCACCCGCAGGTCGCTCGCTCCGCGGGCACGCGCACTCAACGCGTACGGCTGGGAAAGCGCGTCGTCGAACGACTCCCTCGTCACCTGTGCCAGGAAGCCCGCCAGCGGGATCGCCAGCGCGAGCGCGGGGAGGACGATCGATCGCGGGTCCTCGCTTCCTGCAACCGGGAACCATCCGAGGGTGAACGCGAAGACCACGAGGAGGGTAAGAGCGATCCAGAAAGGCGGGATCGCGGCGAACAGCACTTCAACTCCCCGTCCGAAGGCATCGGCAAACCGCCCTCTGCGCACTGTGAGCAAGCTCAGCGCGAGGGAGAGCGCCCACGCGAGAACGATCGAGACGATCGTGAGTTGCAGCGTCGGCCAAACCTGCGGGAACAAGAGCGGCGCGACGGGCGACTTATAGATGTACGAGACCCCGAGGTCACCGCGGACGAGGCCGATCATGTAGTTGGCGAACTGGATGAACACCGGCTGGTCGAGACCGTACTGCGCGCGAGTCGCCGCGACGGTCTCCTCGCTCGGTGCAGCACCCGACGCCCCCAGAATGATCAGTGCCGGGTCACCCGGCACGAGCTTCAACGCGAAGAAGGTGATCGTGACAACGGCGAGGACCACGACGACTGAGCCGAACACGTGTACGAGCACACGACGCAACCAACGTCCGGACGTTCCGACCGCTGGATGCTCCGCGACCGCGCCGGCTCGCGGAGCATCCAGTTGTTGCAGCGTTGACATCAGTCGCTCGTCACTGCGGCGTCGTACAGGTACGGAAGCGACAGCGAGGGCTCGACGATGACGTTATCGACCTTGTCGGCACGGCTCGCGAGCTGCGTACTCTGCGAGTACAGCGTCAGCTGCAGAGCGTCACCGCTGATGATGCGCTGCGCCTCGTAGTAGAGCTGCTCGCGCGCATCGCGGTCAGTGGTCGCGAGCGCGTCGTTCAGGATCTGGTCGAGTTCGGGGTTGCTGTACCCCGATCCATTGGGGATCCATCCGGCCGACTCAAGGTACTCCGTCGAGAACACGATACGGAGGACGTCCGCGGTGTTCGTGTTCCAGTACTGGCTGCGCAGGTCGTAATCGAAGGTGCTGTTCCGTTCGAATCCGGTCGCGCTGTCCACATTGTCGATCTCGAGGTCAAACCCAGCGTCCTTCACGTTCGCCTGGATCTGCGTGAGCAACTCGACGAGCGCGGCCGGGTTCTCAGCCGGTGTCAGGGGCAGCGAAACCGTGAGGCGCTTGCCTTCCTTCGTCCGATAGCCGTCCCCGTCGCGGGTCGACCATCCGGCCTTGTCCAGCAGATCGTTCGCCTGATCCAGGTCATATGCGAACGCATCCTCGAAGTCCGATGAGTAGAACCCAGTGACGTGGCTGAGCGGTCCGCCCGAGTAGGTTGCCGTCCCGAGGAAGATGCTCTCGACGCTCTGCTTCGTGTTCGCGGATAGCAGGAAGGCCTTGCGCACGTCGAGGTCGTCGAAGGGTGCGCGCTGCACGTTGAGGGCGAGCGAAGTCGGGTTGCCCGGGCGATCGTTGAGGTTGAGTGCAATCCGGTCGTCGGCTTCCGCCTCTGCGAAGTTCTCGGGCGGCAGGAAGTCGATGGCGTCGACCTCTCCGGTCCGGAGCGCCCCGTATCGCGTCGCATTCTCGGGGATAATGCGCCAGACGATCTTCGCGATCGAGGCCGCTCCGGTGTGCTCGGCGAACGGAGGCGCGCTGTTGTAATCCTCGTTCCGCTCGAGCACGACCTCTTGCTGCGGCGTGTACGCGACGATCTTGAACGGGCCGCTGCCGACCGGAGAAGTGCAGTTCTCGTCGAGGCTCCGCGCGAGCGCGGTGGGCGACTGGATCCCGAGGAACGGCTGCGCGAGCACTTCGAGGAAAGCCGCATACGGCCGGTTGAGCGTCACCACGAGGGTCGTTGCATCGACCGCCTCACTCGAGACGTAAGGCTTCAAGTATCCGCCTGCCGTGCCCGACTGTGTCGCGGGGTCCACCATGTGGTCGAGGTTCGCCTTGATGGCAGCGGCATCGACCGGAGTCCCGTCGGTGAACTTCACATCGTCGCGGATCGTGAACGTCCATGTGAGGCCGTCATCCGAGACTGTCCAGTCGGTCGCGAGCCACTCGTGGATGTCGCCCTTCGCATCCTGCGAAACGAGCGAATCGAGGTACTGGGCGGCGATCGAGGCCTGCGGCATGTCTCCACCGACGTGCGGGTCGAGGCAGCTGATGTCCTTGCCGGTCGCATAGACAAGCGTCCCACCATCGCTGGGAGCTGCGCTCTCCGTGCCGCCAGCGCAGCCGGCCAGCGCGAGGGTCGCGACGGCGCCTGCGCCGAGCAGTGCGAGCATTCGTGGTCGGTGAGTCATGGTGAGACGGCTCCTTCTGGGGTGGCGCCCGCGACGCGGATCGCGTCGGGCGAATCACCATGTTGAGCCGTCCTGTGGGACGCTGCGAGCACGCCCGTCACAACCGCACGAAATGCGAAATACGGTGCCATCCAGGGTCACGCGCCGTCATGCTCAGTCATTTGCGCGAACAAGACATCTGGATGTCTTGTAGACGCTCTGACACGCGTGATCGTCGACGAACGGGGATGCATCGTGGATGGTCGCCTGCCGCGACCCATCCCTCACCCCAACCGCGCCAGCGCCTCCAGCACCGCGTCCCAGAAGCGCGGCACGTCGAGCGCGACGGCGACGTTCGCGTTCGGCTCGCGGCGGAGCATCCCGTCGAAATCGACGCTGGTGGCGCCGGCCGTCTCGGTGCCCGCGAGCTCGATGTCGAGCCGGGTGCGCACCACCTCGACGCAGCCCGGGTCGGCGAGCACGGCGACCGCGACGGGG from Agromyces larvae includes the following:
- a CDS encoding ABC transporter permease, translated to MSTLQQLDAPRAGAVAEHPAVGTSGRWLRRVLVHVFGSVVVVLAVVTITFFALKLVPGDPALIILGASGAAPSEETVAATRAQYGLDQPVFIQFANYMIGLVRGDLGVSYIYKSPVAPLLFPQVWPTLQLTIVSIVLAWALSLALSLLTVRRGRFADAFGRGVEVLFAAIPPFWIALTLLVVFAFTLGWFPVAGSEDPRSIVLPALALAIPLAGFLAQVTRESFDDALSQPYALSARARGASDLRVRIVHALRHALLPGLTLSGWAIGSLISGAVVAEVIFARQGLGRSLVDAIVKRDAPIVLAVVLLIAVVYIVVNLIVDLLYRVVDPRIAQRED
- a CDS encoding ABC transporter permease; amino-acid sequence: MVVIQTDARVATRPNRLVAELRRTPPGAVVAGVFLFLIVIAAIWPSLLQTHDPFAVDATGNFAAPGLSHLFGTDQNGRDVYSRVVEGTAQSLLVGIGATVVGLVLGAALGVTAGLARGRTDRVIARVLEVLFAFPSLLLALLFIVIAGSGVVTLVFAVGIGTAPGYARILRVQTISVTGSAYVEANVILGRSPAHILRRTILPNVARPLLALATLGVGQAIVWASALSFLGLGAEPPAAEWGTMLADGRNYVQLAWWIAVFPGLAITASALATTVVGRHIQRRIEGKA
- a CDS encoding ABC transporter substrate-binding protein — translated: MLALLGAGAVATLALAGCAGGTESAAPSDGGTLVYATGKDISCLDPHVGGDMPQASIAAQYLDSLVSQDAKGDIHEWLATDWTVSDDGLTWTFTIRDDVKFTDGTPVDAAAIKANLDHMVDPATQSGTAGGYLKPYVSSEAVDATTLVVTLNRPYAAFLEVLAQPFLGIQSPTALARSLDENCTSPVGSGPFKIVAYTPQQEVVLERNEDYNSAPPFAEHTGAASIAKIVWRIIPENATRYGALRTGEVDAIDFLPPENFAEAEADDRIALNLNDRPGNPTSLALNVQRAPFDDLDVRKAFLLSANTKQSVESIFLGTATYSGGPLSHVTGFYSSDFEDAFAYDLDQANDLLDKAGWSTRDGDGYRTKEGKRLTVSLPLTPAENPAALVELLTQIQANVKDAGFDLEIDNVDSATGFERNSTFDYDLRSQYWNTNTADVLRIVFSTEYLESAGWIPNGSGYSNPELDQILNDALATTDRDAREQLYYEAQRIISGDALQLTLYSQSTQLASRADKVDNVIVEPSLSLPYLYDAAVTSD